The Moorena producens PAL-8-15-08-1 genomic interval TTGTCCGAGGGCTAAAACATCAAGGGTTGCATGAGCTAATGCTAGGGGAATTTGGCAAAAATTTCTGGCTGGACTATTCTTCATCAGAGCATTGGTGTAAGCATCAGCTAAATAGAGATTTCTCCGAGCATATTTTTGTAGCTCTTCTTCGCCCCAGCCGTTGGGAAAAAAATCCACTTGCCTTGTCAAATCTTCAGAGCGGTTACGTAGAATGTTGACTGCTTGTAAACCCCGACCAAAACCAACTGCATAACTACGGTTAGTTTGGGTACCATCATACCAAGCCCATAAATCAGAAAGTAACAATCCTACAGACCCGGCAACGCTATAAGTATAAGCATCCAAATCCATTTCTGTATTAATTTCCCAACCGCATTCAGCCCAAGCTGCCATTCGATCTGCCATAGCTGCGCTAGCTTCCCAAATGCGAGGTGCAATGGTTTCCGGTGCTAGCATTGCCCATTCACCAATGCGAATGCTTACTTCTGGAAGTGGCTGTTCGTGCTTACTCAAGGCTAAAGATAATTCCGAGGCACTGAATCCATTACCTATACCTTGTAGACCGAAACTAATTTTTCGCAACAGTGAAGCCTTGGTAGGGTGATCAAGATCAAAATTATCTTCAATTTCGTCAATTGCACGCATACACAAGTATGCAGAAGCAACAGATTCTTGTAACCCTCCTGGTAAGCAACTAATTGGAATGTAGAAAGTTCGACTAGTTTCTTTGAGAATTCCTAAGGCCTCTTTACATAGTTGCATAACTTTACCATTCTCATCACCACTTTATATTATTATATGCCTAAATTTTAAAAGATAAATACTCATCAATATTGAATTTATTATGTATTTTTTGTCAAAAGGACTTAGGCAGTTGACTTAGTTTCGCTCCCTTAAGCACTTCAGGTGTGTTTCAAAATACAATAAGTTAACAATTTTGGGTGATAGGGATTTGGGTAAATACGGAAATAGGGAAATACAAGGCGCATTTACTGAAAACTAAGCCAATAAGTGTCTTTCATACCTGACTAATTAGTCGGCTTCAATCAAATGAAATGACTAACAATGGGCGATTCGGAGCAAAATTAGTGTTCGATAAATTTGCTCCGAATCACGACTATTTCTTCTGGATAATTTAAATAACTAATGTAAAAAGTGGCGCATACCGGTGAGCACCATGATTAATCCCAGTTCATCTGCTGCCTGAATCGAGTCTTGATCTCGTAAGCTACCACCTGGTTGCACAATTGCCTCAATCCCTGCTTTAGCAGCTGTCCGCACTGAGTCATCGAAGGGGAAGAATCCATCACTAGCAAGGATCGCATTTTTGTTATTTTCTCCAGCCTGTTCTAAAGCTATATTGACTGCACCTACCCGATTCATTTGACCGGCACCCACACCTAAGGTTGTGCGATCGCGTGTCACGACAATGGCATTAGATTTAACATGCTTACACACCTTCCAAGCAAATAATAATTCTGCCATTTGGTCAGGAGTAGGTTGCTTTTGGGTCACCACTTGCCAATTCTCAGGATTATCCATGGCATCATCAGCAGCTTGTACCAGAAACCCCCCTGCAATAGCTTTCACAGTTTGCTTTGATCCCGTCTGTAAGTCTGGTAATAGCAACACCCTTAGCTTCGACTTAGCACTGAGAATTTCTTGAGCTTCTGGTTCACAGCCTGGTGCGACTACACATTCTAAGAAAGTTTTCTTTAACGCAACAGCTGTAGCAGCATCAATGGGTTGATTTAATGCCACAATTCCACCGAAGGCAGAAATAGAGTCAGCATTGAATGCTTTCTGATAGGCTTGCGATAGGGTTTCTGCCAACGCTACCCCACAAGGATTGGTGTGCTTGAGAATTGCTGCGGCTGGAGTGTCAGTAAATTCATTAATGATCCGCCGTGCAGCTTCTAAATCCACCAGGTTGTTGTAACTGAGTTCCTTACCCTGAAGTTTAGTGGCTGCAGCCCAACCAGTAGGAACCGTTCCGGATTGATACCACGATGCCGGTTGATGGGGATTCTCGCCATAGCGTAGAGATTGGCGCTGTTGTCCAGATAAGGTAAATCGTTTTGGTAGGGACACTGGATCTTCGTAGCCGATCAGGTAGGATGCGATCGCATGGTCATAGGCAGCGGTATGACCAAAAACCTCTATAGCGCAAGCCTGACGGAATTCGATTGATGGTTGATTTCCATTCTGGCGCAACTCCTCTAAGTAATCCTGATACTGACTAGGATTACACAGCACTGTCAGGTGAGCATAGTTTTTCGCAGCTGCCCTCAGCAGTGTTGGACCACCGATATCGATAGTTTCAATTGCTTCTGCTAAACTCACGTCCGGTTTAGCAACAGTCTGTTCAAATGGATAGAGATTCACCACCACCAAATCAATGGGACGAATCTGGTTTGTCTCCATTTCTGCCACATCTTCGGGCAAATCTCGCCTTCCCAAAATTCCACCATGAATTCGTGGATGTAGGGTTTTCACTCTGCCACCCAAAATTTCTGGAAAGCCAGTGTAATCAGACACTTTCGTTACCGGCAAACCTTCTGATTGCAAGGCTTTAGCCGTTCCGCCACTGCTGATTAAATCAAATTCAAATTCTTCTACTAGCTGACGGGCAAAGTCGATTAGTCCAGTTTTGTCAGATACACTCAGCAGTGCCAGATTTGCCATTTCAAACAATTTTACAAAAAGTCAACTGAATTCTGAATTATCAATTCAGAATGCAGAATTATTAGTTGCTAAATTCAGGATTCAGCCACTTAATAATTCAGAAATAGTTCAGAAATCTTCGACCCTACTTCTGGATTACGGATTCTGCACTCTGAATTATTTTTGTCAAATTATCAAAAGGTTT includes:
- a CDS encoding squalene/phytoene synthase family protein yields the protein MQLCKEALGILKETSRTFYIPISCLPGGLQESVASAYLCMRAIDEIEDNFDLDHPTKASLLRKISFGLQGIGNGFSASELSLALSKHEQPLPEVSIRIGEWAMLAPETIAPRIWEASAAMADRMAAWAECGWEINTEMDLDAYTYSVAGSVGLLLSDLWAWYDGTQTNRSYAVGFGRGLQAVNILRNRSEDLTRQVDFFPNGWGEEELQKYARRNLYLADAYTNALMKNSPARNFCQIPLALAHATLDVLALGQSKLTRSAVMGIVEELTTK
- the purH gene encoding bifunctional phosphoribosylaminoimidazolecarboxamide formyltransferase/IMP cyclohydrolase: MANLALLSVSDKTGLIDFARQLVEEFEFDLISSGGTAKALQSEGLPVTKVSDYTGFPEILGGRVKTLHPRIHGGILGRRDLPEDVAEMETNQIRPIDLVVVNLYPFEQTVAKPDVSLAEAIETIDIGGPTLLRAAAKNYAHLTVLCNPSQYQDYLEELRQNGNQPSIEFRQACAIEVFGHTAAYDHAIASYLIGYEDPVSLPKRFTLSGQQRQSLRYGENPHQPASWYQSGTVPTGWAAATKLQGKELSYNNLVDLEAARRIINEFTDTPAAAILKHTNPCGVALAETLSQAYQKAFNADSISAFGGIVALNQPIDAATAVALKKTFLECVVAPGCEPEAQEILSAKSKLRVLLLPDLQTGSKQTVKAIAGGFLVQAADDAMDNPENWQVVTQKQPTPDQMAELLFAWKVCKHVKSNAIVVTRDRTTLGVGAGQMNRVGAVNIALEQAGENNKNAILASDGFFPFDDSVRTAAKAGIEAIVQPGGSLRDQDSIQAADELGLIMVLTGMRHFLH